Genomic window (Tardiphaga sp. vice304):
CGTTCTCCTACGAAAACGAACTGGAGCTGCTGTTCCGGCATTCGGTCGAGGTCGAGTATACGCTGCTCGATTGCGGCGCGAACTACGGCTACTGGTCGGTGCTGGTATCGAGCGGGCCGCTCGGTTCGCACAAGGCCATCGCGATCGAGCCGTCGGCGCAGAATTTCGTCAAGCTCGCCAATAACGCCCGGATCAACGGCAGCCGTTTCGAGACGATCAAGTGCGCGATCGGCTCGGAGCGTGGCACGGCCAAGCTTTCCGGCACCAAGCACGAGGCCTTCAGCATCGTCGGCGCGGCAGACGCCGTCGGCGAGCAGGTCCCGGTGCTGGCGCTCGACAATCTGATCGACGAGGGCCGGGTAACGGCAGACGGAAAGTACCTGATCAAGCTCGATGTCGAAGGCGTCGAGATCGAGGCGATCAAGGGCGGTACGCGTTTGCTGCAAGCCGACTCGGTGATCATGTGCGAAGAACACGGCAACGATCCCGCGCATACGGTGTCGCGCTATATTCTCGACCACACGCCGCTGACGCTGTTCGTGCGCGATCCCGCCAGCAACCGCTTCGAGACCGTGACCGATCTTTCGATCCTCGATCGCATCAAGGTATCCACCAATGTCGGCTACAACGTGTTCGGCACTTCGAGCGCGTTCTGGCTGGACCGTATCAACAGCCTGAATGCGAGCGCGTCGCGCCGCGCTCAATGAGAGACTAAACCATGGCCGTTCGCCGCCTCGCACCGAAAGAATTGCAGCCCGCGAGCTTCAGCTTCACGCCGGAGAATCTGGTATGGGCGAAGCAGCAGATGGAGCACTATCCGCCGGGCCGGCAGGCTTCCGCGGTCATCGCGGTCCTGTGGCGGGCGCAGGAGCAGAACGCCGGCTGGGTCTCGGAAGCCGCTCTGCGCGTCGTCGGCGACCTGCTCGGCATGGCCTATATCCGCGTGCTCGAAGTCGCGACCTTCTACACGATGTTTCAGCTCTCGCCGGTCGGCAAGAAGGCGCATATCCAGGTCTGCGGCACCACGCCCTGCATGCTGCGCGGCGCCGGCGACCTCATCGAGGTCTGCCAGCACCGCATCCATCACGATCCGCTGCATGTGTCGGATGACGGCGAGTTCAGCTGGGAAGAGGTCGAGTGCCTCGGCGCCTGCGTCAACGCCCCGATGGTGATGATCTGGAGCGATACCTACGAAGACCTCACCAAGGACAGCATGAACGCGCTGATCGACGGCTTCAAAGCCGGCACGCCGCAGCATCCGGGGTCGCAGATCGGTCGCCAGTTCGCGGCTCCCGAAGGCGGCGCCCGCACGCTGATCGGCGGCGGCGCGATGACGCGCCCGCCGATCGAACTCGACCAGCCGAAGGAGCCGGCACTCGCCGACGGCGAGGCCAAGAAGCCGACCAAATCCGCCTCCGACCGCGAAAGCCCGGCGCCGAAGGCACCGGCCGCGGACGCGACCAAGAACAATCCGCCGACCAAGGCGGAACCGAAGGGACCGACCAAATGACGTCCCCGCTGACACCCGCAACGCAGACAGGTGCCGAAGTCATGAACAAGTGGCTCTACATCGCGCTCCATACCGCTGCAGCTGCGACTTTCATTTTCCTGCTGCAGCGCTTCTTTCTGAGTGCCACGCTGGAATCGAGCTTGCTGTGGGCGGTGGTATTCGGCGGCTGCGCCGCGATGCTCGCCTACAAGCAATCCAATCGCTGATCGAGGAAGCCATGCTCGACGACAAGGACCGCATCTTTCGTAATCTCTACGGCCTCGAGGACTGGGGCCTCGACGGCGCGCGCAAGCGCGGCTCGTGGGATGGCACCAAGGCCATTCTCGACAAGGGCCGCGACTGGATCGTCGCCGAAATGAAGGCGTCCGGTCTGCGCGGCCGCGGCGGGGCGGGCTTCCCGACCGGCATGAAATGGTCGTTCATGCCGAAGGAGAATGCCGACGGTCGGCCGAGCTATCTCGTCGTCAACGCCGACGAGTCTGAGCCCGGCACCTGCAAGGATCGCGAGATCATGCGGCACGATCCGCATCTCCTGATCGAAGGCTGCCTGATCGCCGGCTGCGCGATGGGCGCCCATGTCGGCTACATCTACGTCCGCGGTGAGTTCATCCGCGAGCGCGAGCACCTGCAGGCGGCGATCGACCAGGCCTATGCGGCGAGACTGATCGGCAAGGACAACGTCCACGGCTTCCCGTTCGAGCTCTATGTCGCGCACGGCGCCGGCGCCTATATCTGCGGTGAAGAGACCGCGCTGCTGGAGAGCCTCGAGGGCAAGAAGGGCCAGCCGCGCCTGAAGCCACCGTTCCCGGCCAATGTCGGCCTGTATGGCTGCCCGACAACCGTGAACAACGTCGAGTCGATCGCGGTGGCACCCGACATTCTGCGCCGCGGCGCCGGTTGGTTCGCCGGCATCGGTCGCGCCAACAATGTCGGCACCAAGCTTTACGGCATCTCCGGTCACGTCAACACGCCCTGCGTGGTCGAAGACGCCATGAGCATCCCGTTCCGCGAGCTGATCGAAAAGCATGGCGGCGGCATCCGTGGCGGCTGGGACAATCTGCTGGCGATCATTCCCGGCGGTGCCTCGTGCCCGCTGATCCCGGCGGCGGATTGCGAAGACCTGATCATGGATTTCGACGGCACCCGTGCCGCGAAGTCGTCGTTCGGCACCGCCGGCGTCATCGTGATGGACAAGTCGACCGACGTGGTCGCGGCGATCGCGCGCATCAGCTACTTCTTCAAGCATGAGAGCTGCGGCCAGTGCACGCCCTGCCGCGAAGGCACCGGCTGGATGTGGCGAGTGCTCAACCGCATGGTCGAGGGTCGCGCCCACAAGCGCGAGATCGACATGCTCCTGGAAGTCACCAAGCAGGTCGAAGGCCACACCATCTGCGCGCTCGGCGATGCCGCCGCGTGGCCGGTGCAGGGCCTGATCCGCGCCTTCCGCCCGGAGATCGAACGCCGCATCGACGATTTCAGCCGCAAGGCGAGCCTCGACGACCAGGGCATTCTCGATCCCGCGCACATGGTCGCGGCGGAGTAACGTTTGCAGAGGAGGCGATGATGGCGTCGAAAGCCATGAATTGCTTTCTACGAGTTGTGGCAAATCTCGCCCGGCTCGACATCATTATGGGGATCGCGGTCACGATCGCGCTCCTGATTTATTTGACGCTTCGCTCATCGTGAGATCGACGGAACAGAAATGACGAAACTCATCATCGACGGCAAAGAGATCGATGTCCCCGCCGAGTACACGCTGTTGCAGGCGTGCGAGGCGGCGGGCGCCGAGATCCCGCGCTTCTGCTATCACGAGCGGCTGTCGATCGCCGGCAATTGCCGGATGTGTCTGGTCGAAGTGAAGGGCGGACCGAAGCCGGTCGCCTCCTGCGCCTGGGGCGTGCGCGACTGCCGCCCGGGCCCAAAGGGCGAGCCGCCGGAGATCTCGACCAAGTCGCCGATGGTCAAGAAGGCCCGTGAGGGCGTGATGGAATTCCTGCTGATCAACCATCCGCTGGATTGCCCGATCTGCGACCAGGGCGGCGAGTGCGATCTGCAGGACCAGGCGATGGGCTACGGCGTCGACACGTCGCGCTTTGCCGAGAACAAGCGCGCCGTCGAGGACAAGTACCTCGGCGTGCTCGTCAAGACCTCGATGAACCGCTGCATCCAGTGCACGCGCTGCGTCCGTTTTGCCACGGAAGTCTGCGGCGTGCCGGAAATGGGCCTGCTCGGCCGCGGCGAAGACGTCGAGATCACCACCTATCTGGAAAGCGCCTTGACCTCGGAATTGCAGGGCAACCTGGTCGATATCTGCCCGGTCGGCGCCTTGACGTCGAAGCCCTATGCTTTCGCCGCGCGCCCCTGGGAGCTTGGCAAGACGCAGTCGATCGACGTGATGGACGCGGTCGGATCCGCGATCCGCGTCGATACCCGCGGCCGCGAAGTGATGCGCATCCTGCCGCGCATCAATGAGAACGTGAACGAGGAGTGGATCTCCGACAAGACGCGGCACATCGTAGA
Coding sequences:
- a CDS encoding FkbM family methyltransferase is translated as MTSAQPPIQFDRATGAYQDVSPWERTAAFMLMAGCRLSASFSHRGYIMCANLLRRALPKRDIVVNLNSDAHFAFPFGDGYWSKLLDPAFSYENELELLFRHSVEVEYTLLDCGANYGYWSVLVSSGPLGSHKAIAIEPSAQNFVKLANNARINGSRFETIKCAIGSERGTAKLSGTKHEAFSIVGAADAVGEQVPVLALDNLIDEGRVTADGKYLIKLDVEGVEIEAIKGGTRLLQADSVIMCEEHGNDPAHTVSRYILDHTPLTLFVRDPASNRFETVTDLSILDRIKVSTNVGYNVFGTSSAFWLDRINSLNASASRRAQ
- the nuoE gene encoding NADH-quinone oxidoreductase subunit NuoE → MAVRRLAPKELQPASFSFTPENLVWAKQQMEHYPPGRQASAVIAVLWRAQEQNAGWVSEAALRVVGDLLGMAYIRVLEVATFYTMFQLSPVGKKAHIQVCGTTPCMLRGAGDLIEVCQHRIHHDPLHVSDDGEFSWEEVECLGACVNAPMVMIWSDTYEDLTKDSMNALIDGFKAGTPQHPGSQIGRQFAAPEGGARTLIGGGAMTRPPIELDQPKEPALADGEAKKPTKSASDRESPAPKAPAADATKNNPPTKAEPKGPTK
- the nuoF gene encoding NADH-quinone oxidoreductase subunit NuoF → MLDDKDRIFRNLYGLEDWGLDGARKRGSWDGTKAILDKGRDWIVAEMKASGLRGRGGAGFPTGMKWSFMPKENADGRPSYLVVNADESEPGTCKDREIMRHDPHLLIEGCLIAGCAMGAHVGYIYVRGEFIREREHLQAAIDQAYAARLIGKDNVHGFPFELYVAHGAGAYICGEETALLESLEGKKGQPRLKPPFPANVGLYGCPTTVNNVESIAVAPDILRRGAGWFAGIGRANNVGTKLYGISGHVNTPCVVEDAMSIPFRELIEKHGGGIRGGWDNLLAIIPGGASCPLIPAADCEDLIMDFDGTRAAKSSFGTAGVIVMDKSTDVVAAIARISYFFKHESCGQCTPCREGTGWMWRVLNRMVEGRAHKREIDMLLEVTKQVEGHTICALGDAAAWPVQGLIRAFRPEIERRIDDFSRKASLDDQGILDPAHMVAAE